The following are encoded in a window of Impatiens glandulifera chromosome 5, dImpGla2.1, whole genome shotgun sequence genomic DNA:
- the LOC124939112 gene encoding small RNA binding protein 1-like, with the protein MKSVLSSLQKSMIKALNTQEEERKDFAEVIKVLTELDNTLKKNTETLDEFSLVKNQIVEIQGCLRRNDGERQEFADSIARKFQAKENAKANAERDQPHITQGESSRRSDGVSIDTRSRRAPSNDDNPRPTKRGGGRSGGDHGGRSSGGGRSRLSGVDQGGRSNGGGRGGRLSGSGCGGRSFPPFLNMLTDQDMSSTDPRLKQQIDIGSSQK; encoded by the exons ATGAAGTCTgtgctctcatctcttcagaagagcaTGATAAAGGCCTTGAAcacccaagaagaagaaagaaaggatttTGCCGAAGTTATCAAAGTTCTTACTGAATTGGATAAcactctgaagaagaacac GGAGACTTTGGatgaattcagtctggtgaagaatcagattgTGGAAATTCAAGGCTGTTtaagaagaaatgatggtgaACGACAAGAATTTGCTGACTCtattgcaaggaagtttcaagcaaaggagaacgCAAAAGCTAATGCTGAAAGAGATCAACCCCATATCACCCAAGGTGAATCAAGTAGAAGAAGTGACGGTGTGTCAATCGACACTAGATCCAGACGAGCTCCAAGTAACGATGATAaccctaggccaaccaagagaggtggaggtcgaagcggtggtgatcatGGAGGACGAAGTAGTGGTGGTGGCCGTAGTAGGCTATCTGGTGTTGATCAAGGAGGTCGTTCCAATGGCGGTGGTCGTGGTGGTAGATTAAGTGGAAGCGGTTGTGGTGGTCGCAGCTTTCCTCCTTTTCTCAATATGCTAACCGACCAAGACATGAgctcaaccgatcctcga CTGAAACAACAAATTGATATTGGTTCTTCTCAGAAGTAA